The Guyparkeria halophila DNA window AGCTACACCTCGCCGCATCTGGTGGATGTGCGCGAACGCTTTCTGATCGACGGCGAGATGGTCGAGTCGGCCGCGCTGGTTCGTGCCTTCGAGCGCATGGCCGGCCATCCGGACAGCGAGGTGTTGACCTATTTCGAATGGCTCACCGTGGCCGCGTTTCTGGTGTTTGCCGAGGCGGCCGTCGATATCTGGGTGCTCGAGGTCGGGCTGGGCGGTCGCCTGGATGCGGTCAATGCCCTGGATGCCGATCTTGCCCTGATCACCGCAATCGGGCTGGATCACCAGGACTGGTTGGGCGAGGGGCGCGAGGCGATCGCCCGCGAGAAGGCGGGTATCCTGCGCCCCAATCAACCGGCGGTGTATGTCGATCCGCAGCCCGTCGAGGCAATCCGGGAGTCGGCCGCTCGCATTGGTGCGGATCTGTTGTGTCACGGCCAGGATTTCGCCGTTTCGGCCAGTTGTCCGCGATCGGCGACCGAGACTCGGCCGGTGTTTGGCCTGGTGCGTGACGGGCAGACCGTCTGCCTGCCGCAGCCCGCGCTGATGGGGCGTCACCAGTGGGATAACGCCGCGGGTGTCGTTGCGTTGTTGCAACACCCGCGCAGCCCGCTTGCCATCCCGGATGAGGCCGTCCGGGACGGGTTGGCCGCGGTGCGATTGGCCGGCCGCCTGGAGCGATTTTCTGATCAGGGACGGACGGTGATCTTCGACGTAGCCCATAATGTCGAGGCGGCCCGCACGCTCGCCGCCGCGCTGGCCGACAAGCCGGCTGGCCGGCGATTGGCGGTGTTTTCGGCATTGGATGACAAGCCGATCGAAGCGATCGTGGCGACGTTGGCCGGCTGCTTCGATGCCTGGTGGGTTGCCCCGCTCAAGGAACCACGGGCGGCGGACGTGGGTCGCATTGAGGCGGCCCTGGTTCAAGCCGGCGTGAAAACGGTGCACCGTGAAGCCGATCCGGCCGGTGCGTATAATGCCGCGCTTGCCGAGGCCCGGGAGGGGGACGAGATCCTGGTGTTTGGTTCGTTCCACGTAGTCGGTCCATTGCGGGCGCGACTCGATACGCGAGAGAATGCGGGGCATTGACGCCAAGCCCCGTTGCAAAGAGGACGCCGTGGCAGAGCAAACCGAATCAAGCTGGACCGAATCGCGCTTCCGCCAACGATTGGTGGGGGCCTCGGTGGTGGTGGCGCTGGCCGTCTTGCTGTTGCCCTTGTGGCTGGATGGCAGCGGCATCGACAGCCTGAGGGTGCAATCGGCGCCCGAAAAACCCAAGGTGGAAGGCGCAGAGCGCATCGAGGTGCCTCAGCCGCCGGGCGAAACGGGTGAACCGCTGCAGAACCCGCCCAGCTCGTTGTTTCCGAATCAGACACCGATCGAGGCGCGCGAGCAATCCGAGTCGGGGGCCGCAGCCATCGAGTCCGATGCCTCTCCATCGGAGGAAAGCGAAATCGAGGCGGCCGCCGCTCTTGAGGAAATGGCGGAAGACGATGACCCCTCGGCTGCCGCCCGCGAGCCCGAGGCCGCCGCTGGCAGCGATCGCCAGGTCGAGAGCGAGCCGAAGCCGGCTGAGTCGAAGACGCCAGCGGCGGATGACCCCTCGGGTGATGTCGAGTCCGCCGCGCAGGAGGCGGAGCCGGCGTCACCGGCGGGCAGTCTCCCGGAAAGTTCGGCCAGCGGGGAATACGTGGTGCAGCTCGGCAGCTTCTCCGACGAACGCAATGCGCGTGCGCTGGCCAAGTCGGTCGAATCGTCGGGGTTTGACGTATCGGTCACGCCGTTGTTCTCCCAGCAGGGGACGGTCTGGCGGGTGCGTGTCGGCCCGTATGCCACTCGCGATCTGGCTGGCGAGGCCACCGAGCGACTACGTCAGCGTATCGGTCGGGACGGATTGGTGATGACCAAGTGAGCCAGGCTGGAAACGGGGTGACGGACACGGCAGGGAGGCAGCCATGACGATGGTCGACTGGATATTGCTGGCGATCGTCCTTATCTCCACGGCGATTGCGCTGGTCCGCGGTTTCGTCAAGGAGGTGATTTCGCTGGTCACCTGGCTGGCCGCCTTCGGCATTGCATTGGCGTTCTCTCAGACGGCGGCGGTGTTGGTGCCCGAGGCGGTGGACATTCCCTCGGCACGGGTGGCGATCGCCTTCGTGGCCCTGTTCGTGGTGGTATTGATCCTGGGCGGGATCATCAACTGGGCGATTTCCAAACTGGTGGAAACCACCGGTCTGTCGGGCACGGACCGATCGGTGGGCATGGTATTTGGCCTGTTGCGCGGCGTGCTGATCGTCGCAGGACTGCTGCTCCTGGGCGGATTCACCGCCTTGCCGCAGGAAGCCTGGTGGCAGGCCTCGACGCTGATACCGCACTTCCAGGTGGTGGCCGAGTGGCTGCTGGCGGTCATGCCGGCCGATGTCGCCGCCAACGTGCAGTGGTGACAGTGACGCTTTCAACAACGTGGCGGCGTGCAGGATGCGTGTTGCCTTCGGGGACTCCCCGAACTGCGCCGGAACGGTCGTCCGACCGCTCCGGCGTCGCCGTTTCGGCCTCGGGCGGGAGGGCCCGGGCCGAGGCTTTTCGACTTTTTGCACGGTTACATACCGAGGTGGTTTGACGCATGTGCGGCATTATTGGGATGGTGGCGAAATCGCCGGTCAATCAGGCGCTGTATGACGGGTTGACCGTCCTGCAGCACCGCGGTCAGGATGCGGCGGGCATCCTCACCTGTGACGAGGAACGGCTTTTTCTCCGCAAGGAAAACGGTCTGGTCAAGGACGTCTTCCACACTCGTCACATGCGCCAGCTGATGGGCAACATGGGGATCGGCCATGTCCGTTACCCGACGGCCGGCTGCGACTCGTCTGCCGAGGCCCAGCCTTTCTATGTCAACGCGCCCTTCGGCATTGCCATGGGGCACAACGGCAACCTCACCAATGTCGACGAGTTGCGCGCGGCGGTGGTTGCCGAGGATCGGCGCCATCTCAACACGAACTCCGACTCCGAGGTGCTGCTCAACGTCTTCGCCCACGAGCTGGGAGCGATTGCCGAGACGCGTCCCTCGGCCGACGACGTATTCGCGGCGATCACCAACGTGCATCGCCGCGCCCGTGGCGCCTACGGCGTGATCGGCCTGATCGTCGGCGAGGGCGTGTTCGCCTTCCGTGATCCGCGCGGCATCCGGCCGGTCTGCTACGGCAAGCGCGAGACGGAGCATGGCACCGAGTACATGATCGCCTCCGAATCGGTTGCCATCGAGGCCGGCGAGTTCGAGCTGGTGCGCGATCTGGCCCCCGGTGAGGCCATCTACATCTCGCGCGAGGGCGAGGTCACCCTGCGCCAGTGCGCCGACGATCCGCAGTACGCCAGCTGCATCTTCGAGTACGTCTATCTGGCACGCCCCGACTCGATCATCGACGATGTGTCGGTGTACCGGGCACGCATGCGCATGGGCGAGATGCTGGCCGAGAAGATCCAGCGCGACTGGGCTCACCACGATATCGACGTGGTCATACCCATTCCCGACACCAGCCGGACGGCGGCACTCGAGATCGCGGTCAACCTCAATCTCAAGTACCGCGAAGGCTTCGTCAAGAACCGTTACATCGCGCGGACGTTCATCATGCCGGGGCAGGCCAAGCGCAAGCGCTCGGTGCGCCAGAAGCTCAACGCGATCGATCTGGAATTCCGCGGCAAGAACGTGCTGCTGGTCGATGACTCGATCGTGCGTGGTACCACCTCCAGCGAGATCATCCGCATGGCGCGCGAGGCGGGTGCCAAGAAGGTCTTCATGGCGTCGGCGGCCCCGGCGGTGCGCTACCCGAACGTTTACGGCATCGACATGCCGGCGGCGGACGAGTTTGTCGCCCACAACCGGGATGTCGAGGCAATTCGCGACATCATCGGCGCCGATGACCTGATCTACCAGGATCTCGATGACCTCAAGGAGGCCGTGCGCCTGGGCAACCCGACCCTGGAACAGTTCGACTGTTCCTGCTTCACCGGCGATTACGTTACCAACGACATCGATACCGCCTACCTCGACAACCTGGCAAGCAACCGCGCCGATAGCGAGCGCGACAAGGCCAACGGTGCGGCCGGGGCGTCACGTCGTTCCCGCGATATCGTCTCCGTCGGTCTCTACAATGACCAGTAACCGACCGGCGGGTCGGTGGCTTGTCGCGTGTTGGTTTGCCCTGTTCGCCACCATGGGGGTGGGGCCGGTAGCCGTAGCCGCCTCGGGCGGTGAGGGGTCATCGATGAGCGCCGCCGAGACGACAGTGCCCGATCGCGTGGTGCGCTCGGCCAGCGCCATGGGCAAACGCCTTGCCGACAGCGGCCAAGCGGGTGAACAGGCCCTGGTCGTGGACGTCCCCAGCCAGCAGCTCTACCTGTTTGAGTCCGGCGAACTGGTCGGCCACTTCCCGGTCTCGACCGCCGAACGGGGTGCCGGCAATCGGGAAGGCAGCCTGCAGACCCCGCTGGGGCTGCATCGGGTGGACGAGAAGATCGGTGCCGGTGCCCCCCGCGGCATGATCTTCCGTGGCCGTCGCCCGACCGGTGAGCTGGCCGAGATCCTCGAGGGGCCGGACGAGCGTGCCGCGCGTGACGACGTGACTACCCGCATCCTGTGGCTGCAAGGCCTGGAGCCGGGCGTCAACCAGGGTGGCGACGTCGATTCCAAGCAGCGCTACATCTATATCCACGGCACCCCGGAGGAGGGACGCATCGGTCGTCCCGCCTCGCATGGCTGCGTGCGCATGACCAATGCCGACGTGGTTACCCTGTTCGACCGCGTTCGCGAAGGCACGCTGGTCGACATCATCGAATAACAACCGACGAAAGCCGTTTTTCGGAGACCCCATCCATGCCCGATTATCGTTCCAAGACCACCACCCACGGCCGCAACATGGCCGGTGCCCGCGCCTTGTGGCGCGCCACGGGCGTTAAGGACGACGATTTCGGCAAACCGATCATTGCGATCGCCAACTCGTTCACCCAGTTCGTGCCCGGTCACGTCCATCTCAAGGACATGGGTCAGCTGGTGGCGCGCGAGGTGGAGGCGGCCGGTGGTATCGCCAAGGAATTCAACACCATCGCCGTGGACGACGGCATCGCCATGGGTCACGGCGGCATGCTCTACTCGCTGCCCAGCCGCGATATCATCGCCGATTCGGTCGAGTACATGGTCAATGCCCACTGCGCCGACGCGCTGGTGTGCATCTCCAACTGCGACAAGATCACCCCGGGGATGCTCAACGCCGCCATGCGCCTGAACATCCCGGTGGTGTTCGTCTCGGGTGGGCCGATGGAGGCGGGCAAGACCCGTCTGTCGCCGGATTCCGACGAGGTGATCAAGCTCGATCTGGTCGATGCCATGGTGAAGGCGGCCGACGACTCGGTGTCGGACGAGACGCTCGCGCAGATCGAGCGCTCGGCCTGTCCGACCTGCGGTTCCTGCTCGGGCATGTTCACCGCCAATTCGATGAACTGCCTCACCGAGGCACTGGGCCTGTCGCTGCCGGGCAACGGCTCGCTGCTCGCCACCCACGCCGATCGGCGCGAGCTCTTCCTTGAGGCCGGCCGTCAGATCGTCCGCCTCGCCAAGGCCTACTACGAGAACGACGATGCCTCGGTCCTGCCGCGCTCGATCGCCACGCGCGAGGCCTTCGAGAACGCCATGGCGCTCGATATCGCCATGGGCGGCTCGACCAATACCGTGCTGCACCTGCTGGCCGCGGCGCGCGAGGGCGAGGTCGCCTTCGACATGACCGACATCGACCACATGAGTCGCAAGATCCCACACCTGTGCAAGGTCGCGCCCAGCACCGCCCAGTACCACATGGAGGACGTCCACCGCGCCGGCGGCGTGATCGCGATCCTGGGCGAGCTCGACCGCGCCGGTCTGCTGCACAACGACATCCCCAATGTGCACAGCAAGACCGTCAAGGAAGGGCTCGACCGCTGGGATATCGCCCGCGACACGGCCTGCGAGGAGGCCAAGAGCCGGTATCTTGCCGGTCCCGCGGGCATTCCCACCCAGACGGCGTTCTCGCAGGACACCCGCTGGCCGAGCCTGGACATCGATCGGGCCAAGGGCTGCATCCGTGACTACGAGCACGCCTACTCCAAGGACGGTGGCCTGGCCGTGCTGTTCGGCAATATCGCCCGCGACGGCTGCATCGTGAAGACCGCCGGTGTCGACGAGTCGATCCTCAAGTTCACCGGCCGGGCGCGCTGCTTCGAGTCGCAGGATGCCGCCGTCGAGGCGATCCTCGCCGACCAGATCGTCAAGGGTGACGTGGTGGTGATCCAGTACGAGGGCCCCAAGGGCGGGCCGGGCATGCAGGAAATGCTCTACCCGACCAGCTACCTCAAGTCCAAGGGGCTGGGCAAGGACTGCGCGCTCTTGACCGACGGGCGCTTCTCGGGCGGCACCTCGGGCCTCTCGATTGGCCACGCCTCGCCCGAGGCGGCCGCCGGCGGCGAGATCGCGCTGGTGGAAGAGGGCGACACCATCGTGATCGACATCCCCGAACGCACCATCCACCTCGACATCAGCGATGCCGATCTGGCCCATCGGCGCGAGAAGATGATCGAGCGGGGCGAGGCGGCCTACAAGCCGGTCAATCGCGAACGCTACGTGAGCCAGGCGCTCAAGGCCTACGCGGCCCTGACCACCTCGGCCTCGCTGGGCGCGGTACGCGATCTCTCGCAGATCGGCGTGAAGTAAGCGGTGACGGTCGGGACCTACATCCCGCCGCATTTCCGCCAGGACGACCCGGCGGGGCTGGCCGAGGTGGTGGAAAACCACCCGTTTGCCGCCCTGGTCCTCGCCGACGAACAAGGGCAGATGCCGTGCGTGCATCTGCCCTTTTTGCGTTTCGGCCAGCGCGCGCAGCCCGAGACCTGGCGGTTCGAGTCGCACTTGGCGCGCGCCAACCCGGTCGCCGAGGCACTAGCCGACGGGTGCGAGCTGCCCGCCATCCTGATCTTCACCGGCCCGGATGCCTATGT harbors:
- a CDS encoding CvpA family protein — encoded protein: MTMVDWILLAIVLISTAIALVRGFVKEVISLVTWLAAFGIALAFSQTAAVLVPEAVDIPSARVAIAFVALFVVVLILGGIINWAISKLVETTGLSGTDRSVGMVFGLLRGVLIVAGLLLLGGFTALPQEAWWQASTLIPHFQVVAEWLLAVMPADVAANVQW
- the ilvD gene encoding dihydroxy-acid dehydratase — encoded protein: MPDYRSKTTTHGRNMAGARALWRATGVKDDDFGKPIIAIANSFTQFVPGHVHLKDMGQLVAREVEAAGGIAKEFNTIAVDDGIAMGHGGMLYSLPSRDIIADSVEYMVNAHCADALVCISNCDKITPGMLNAAMRLNIPVVFVSGGPMEAGKTRLSPDSDEVIKLDLVDAMVKAADDSVSDETLAQIERSACPTCGSCSGMFTANSMNCLTEALGLSLPGNGSLLATHADRRELFLEAGRQIVRLAKAYYENDDASVLPRSIATREAFENAMALDIAMGGSTNTVLHLLAAAREGEVAFDMTDIDHMSRKIPHLCKVAPSTAQYHMEDVHRAGGVIAILGELDRAGLLHNDIPNVHSKTVKEGLDRWDIARDTACEEAKSRYLAGPAGIPTQTAFSQDTRWPSLDIDRAKGCIRDYEHAYSKDGGLAVLFGNIARDGCIVKTAGVDESILKFTGRARCFESQDAAVEAILADQIVKGDVVVIQYEGPKGGPGMQEMLYPTSYLKSKGLGKDCALLTDGRFSGGTSGLSIGHASPEAAAGGEIALVEEGDTIVIDIPERTIHLDISDADLAHRREKMIERGEAAYKPVNRERYVSQALKAYAALTTSASLGAVRDLSQIGVK
- a CDS encoding SPOR domain-containing protein; this encodes MAEQTESSWTESRFRQRLVGASVVVALAVLLLPLWLDGSGIDSLRVQSAPEKPKVEGAERIEVPQPPGETGEPLQNPPSSLFPNQTPIEAREQSESGAAAIESDASPSEESEIEAAAALEEMAEDDDPSAAAREPEAAAGSDRQVESEPKPAESKTPAADDPSGDVESAAQEAEPASPAGSLPESSASGEYVVQLGSFSDERNARALAKSVESSGFDVSVTPLFSQQGTVWRVRVGPYATRDLAGEATERLRQRIGRDGLVMTK
- the purF gene encoding amidophosphoribosyltransferase; the protein is MCGIIGMVAKSPVNQALYDGLTVLQHRGQDAAGILTCDEERLFLRKENGLVKDVFHTRHMRQLMGNMGIGHVRYPTAGCDSSAEAQPFYVNAPFGIAMGHNGNLTNVDELRAAVVAEDRRHLNTNSDSEVLLNVFAHELGAIAETRPSADDVFAAITNVHRRARGAYGVIGLIVGEGVFAFRDPRGIRPVCYGKRETEHGTEYMIASESVAIEAGEFELVRDLAPGEAIYISREGEVTLRQCADDPQYASCIFEYVYLARPDSIIDDVSVYRARMRMGEMLAEKIQRDWAHHDIDVVIPIPDTSRTAALEIAVNLNLKYREGFVKNRYIARTFIMPGQAKRKRSVRQKLNAIDLEFRGKNVLLVDDSIVRGTTSSEIIRMAREAGAKKVFMASAAPAVRYPNVYGIDMPAADEFVAHNRDVEAIRDIIGADDLIYQDLDDLKEAVRLGNPTLEQFDCSCFTGDYVTNDIDTAYLDNLASNRADSERDKANGAAGASRRSRDIVSVGLYNDQ
- a CDS encoding L,D-transpeptidase family protein; translated protein: MSAAETTVPDRVVRSASAMGKRLADSGQAGEQALVVDVPSQQLYLFESGELVGHFPVSTAERGAGNREGSLQTPLGLHRVDEKIGAGAPRGMIFRGRRPTGELAEILEGPDERAARDDVTTRILWLQGLEPGVNQGGDVDSKQRYIYIHGTPEEGRIGRPASHGCVRMTNADVVTLFDRVREGTLVDIIE
- a CDS encoding bifunctional folylpolyglutamate synthase/dihydrofolate synthase produces the protein MKRSVDDWLEALLQRDPNRIEPGVERCRRITHDLLGDRPDACVLTVGGTNGKGSSVMMATAICRAAGYRVGSYTSPHLVDVRERFLIDGEMVESAALVRAFERMAGHPDSEVLTYFEWLTVAAFLVFAEAAVDIWVLEVGLGGRLDAVNALDADLALITAIGLDHQDWLGEGREAIAREKAGILRPNQPAVYVDPQPVEAIRESAARIGADLLCHGQDFAVSASCPRSATETRPVFGLVRDGQTVCLPQPALMGRHQWDNAAGVVALLQHPRSPLAIPDEAVRDGLAAVRLAGRLERFSDQGRTVIFDVAHNVEAARTLAAALADKPAGRRLAVFSALDDKPIEAIVATLAGCFDAWWVAPLKEPRAADVGRIEAALVQAGVKTVHREADPAGAYNAALAEAREGDEILVFGSFHVVGPLRARLDTRENAGH